The Salvia splendens isolate huo1 chromosome 20, SspV2, whole genome shotgun sequence nucleotide sequence aaattaaaattctaaCTGGATTCTATGTCAGCTTTGGcaattgttttaaattaatttatgtaGACGCCGTCTTAGATTTGGTAAAAAGTACATGCATATTTAATCATTGACTAGTTGTCAGTTTTCTGACAGCAAAAAAATGTCTTTCTTTAATATATTTGGAGCTTGTTTTGCAAGGGTGTGATATAATGCTAGTACACCTATGTTGTTGTTTGAAAAATTAACATTTTACTATTAAGattaaaggtcaattttggttataaatatatgaaaaaaatacgaatttaatccaaaatattcactttttgaaaaataaatccataacaaatgaaaatgtcaacGAAGTAGTCCTTTTTCTGACGGTTCCATCAAAAACCTAACGGTCAATCATAATTGCACAGTAGCAGTTcttttgacggaaccgtaaaaaaagacCATTCCGACAAGAATTTCTtttgttatggacctgtttttcaaaaagtaaatgttttggaccaaatccATATTTTGGTTATATGTTTAGGATCAAAATTAACATTTACTCTGATTTTAATTGCAAGAATAACAtttaatttatgataaaaaaaaatatactccactaTAGAGGGTTAAAGACGAAAAGCCTTATTGTTGAAcattaatttataaagtaaatttatttatttttatataatattctGTTACTGGCTTAATCCTATTTTATTAAGAAATAGTCCCACTCCTTATGATATAAAGGGTTTTAGTAACATAACATAATTGTACTTTAGTCCTAAACTTCATTTCTAGTTATAAGGAATGAAATTAGACTATGAATCGATcacaattatttttgtttttcattcCTTAGGCAAAAATTCAATCAAGTCTATCGATCGTTCATTTCCATTATCGATTTCATtcctattttaatttatgtctacCTTTATTCCATCAAATTGTACCGAGCTTATGATTTAGTTTTATGTGTGTGATGAAATCCTTATCAACATATTTCCATCAATAGATTTGAACATTGTATTTTAGTTGAGAATGAATATAAGCCCGGTTCGACTTATGTCTTCATCCACGGGAAAGCACccaacaatctttattcgctcGCTCCTTGTCGGATCAAGAATCCTTACTAAACCGAAAATGAAGAAAACTACGAGCAAGATTCAAAATCGCAAAGatgaaccgaaccgaaccgaacctcACGGCTGAATTCTCAAACTCTCTCTGATTGAATTCCCTCAGCTGAtatctctctttctcctctccttAATTCTCTTCTAAACTTAAAGGAAAATGATCTATTCATATTTTCCAAATAAACGGCCCAGATCGCTTAATCTACATCTCAACCCTCCATTAGTTAGTTAACTACTATAACTAACTTGGATGAAGCCGCCAATAGCTCTCATTCATTTCAAGGCCACAAAACATACCACTCAAAAGGAAGCATGTAACTCACATTAAATCAAAACATTATAACGTTCAAAACATCATACTCATAACATAAATTAtcatctttttaaatttatgaacgaaaataatactcccttcctCCGCCATTAAATCAAAACATCATAATCATAACATAAATTCtcatcttttttaatttatgaacGAAAacaatactcccttcatccgcCATTAAATgccccattttttttctttttcttccgtCCGGCAATAagtgtcacatttcacttttactatatttggcaGGTGGACCattcattccactaactcatttcactcacattttattataaaactaataatataaaagtatgtctcacattccactaacttattccatttgttttatcataaaaagtcaaacaattttttaaaacccgaaCCAATCAAATATGGGACATTTATTCATGGACGCACTGAGTATAACTAAAAAACTCGATATTCTTTAGTACAAATAGATATAAACAAATGAaagaaaacataaacataaaaatatatgcagaATCCCTACATATATGCATACTACTCCATCAATTACTAATCTAGGGCATACAACTCCTGCAAATCTCCCTAACCACCATAGCTCGAGCTCTGTTAATGGTAAGCAAGCAAAGATACACAtgctcctccaactcctccgCCTGCCTACTCACCCCAAACTCACTCTCCTCCAGACACCCCCCTCTCTCCACCATCGCCCTATCGCGCTCGacctccccccccccccgatCCTCTCCACCAGCCTCCCCACCGTGTCGAAATCCCTCCTCAACACATACACCCCCTTCGCCGCCACATCCAGCTGCTCCACCACCCCCCTCATCACCCCTTCACACCCCCACAAAAACTCCAAAACCCTCAATTTTCCCGCCATTTTCATCCTGCTCGACCTCAGCCGCTGCAGCACCCGCCCCTGCCTCTCCTGGACCTCCTCGAACCCTCCCCTGTCGAGGCCCGAGGGAAGGGGGCCGCCCAGGAGTCCGGATATCGTGTTTGGATCGATGATTTTATCGTTGCTGATATTTCTGTAGATGGTTTGGAGGTGGATTAGGGGTTTGAGCAGATAAGTGCAGAGGCGCGAGGCCTCTGCACTGATCCTGAAGTAGTCAAATAAGACCGAATTCAACTCTCTTGAATTTCCCGAGGACTTCAGGAGTGAAGCTACTGTTTCCTGTCTCGGATTCAGAAGGAGGTCGGACGGGGACGAGGGCAAGAGGAGTAGCTGGGCGTGCAGGAAGAAATCCGCGAAGGATTTTGTCCTGACCGCGCAGAGATACTCGTTGTCGACGTTGATCTTCATCATTGTTGAGGTATGGGTATAATGAATGAAGTAGTTGTGTTGATTTCTTGAAAAGGATGGTATAGTTGTTTTTGGGGATGAGtttagtttgtttgtttgtaAAGTTTTAGTGTGTCAAAGGAGGAAAGGCTAAAGGAGAAAGCATGCAATTTGAGGTAGACTACATGTTTATTTGtggggtgtgtgtgtgtgtatgtgaagCAAGTCACGTCATTTACTTGAGGGAAGTTTCTAGTGTACGTGGATGATGAGAGAGAGACTTGTGGAAGAtgtaattaattgattaattagttaattagatGTGGCTTGGATTGTATGAATGGTGATTTAATAAGAGAGGGTGCATAGCATGTATAGATGTAATAATTTAAGTAATGTATGTGGTTAATATCGATCTCTTTTATGCCCAGTAACCTTTTCTTTAAGTCATGACCTTAATTTGGTTAATACTTAATACTACCAATTTCAATTCTCTAACATAAACATGTAAGTCGAAAATTGAAAAAGAACACAAAATAGTATAAGTCCTAATTGGATTAGTAGATCCTAACTAATTAtcttaattaatataaaaattttaaattaataaaaaataaaaagaaatgtgGGTGAGACACCAAAATAACTAGCACTTCTATAgtaattttctcaaaaatagttaaattaagtatgagatatataaataaattaatatatactccatataactgACTGGAATGCTAATCTTTTTTATCTCATCTCTTCTTAATGCAGATTCAAATACACTGACACgaacttaattaattaccaTAAAATCTAGTTAAAAAAACACGTCAAATGAACTGAAGGAGTGtcattaataataatactaataattaataataataataataataataataataataataaagtaaaatttaAGGAATATATTGTATGGTCTAGATTGTGCAAATTGTTTGGCAGATAAACATTTGTTGAAAGCTATAATGTTTCTAGATTCTCATAATGACGGATTACATGGCCAATATACGTTTAATCCTACGTGGCTTTTCATTTTCACGACAACTgtctaattaaataataatatcaatTGTAGCCACTCGTATTACTATATTTTCCTTTCAAGCCAATTAATATTATGATCAATACTCCAATATTTGATGTTATGCGTGGAGTGTTTATTTCTTCGTTTGGCCAAATGAATATCTCATCTAGAATAACATTTCCAGTACTTTTTTAGGGGCCATTTTCAGACCCACTTCAATTTTCGTATATTCATAATTAAAGgaaaacaaatgaaataaaataaatagtttttttttgtcCCTGATGCATAATTAGAATTTTAGTTGAAATAAATTTGTATTAAGTATGACTTAGTCGCGttgtaaaattttattaaaaacaaataataaatatattaaataagaATTATTTAGAAAAGCAGTTTAGCCTCATGGATAATGTAGTAAAGAATCCATAAGAAATATGGTTAAATGTGTTAGTATTAAGCTATAATGAGTAAGGGGTGTGACAAAATAATTTGTGACTCACTTGGATGCTAAGTGACTATCATGGTGAAGGTCCTTCGAAAATGCATCGTTAACCTGCTCATGGATAACATCCTTCACTATTCAGCTCATATATATGACTTGCTTTTTTTCAATAAAAGCCAAAAGGTAactgttacggactcaatttcCACATCGGTTGTGAAAACAACTGAtatggggtatatagactaaatgagctctctctcctaacagactagtcttttgggatgagttctcatgtttggtctgtatcaattggtgttttcattgagagcccaaacggctcggagtggtggcagggcaacgaactcgccgtgaccaagGAGTGTGTTTGGgaccgctcggagtggtggccgggcaaagaatccgccgtgaccaacgagaactcggagtggtggcctagCAAAGAACCaaccgtgaccaacgaggacgttggcccttaaaggaaGGTCGAAtattacggactcaattcccacatcggttgtgagaacaactgatgtggggtatatagactaaatgggctctctctcctaacaggttagtcttttgggatgagttctcatgTTTGGTTTGTATCAGTAACACATCGAGATATGGACAAAAGGTGTTATGGTAGTAAGTGTTATGAGTGCAACTATGGTAGGTTTTGGTAGAgtataagagagagaataaagtttgGGAAGCTTGTTATCACATCAAGAAAGTCGAGTTTGTTGATTATCATGGTGGGTTTAACCATCTTGAAATGATTGAACACTTTGTCAAACACGGTAATGCACAATGTTTCGAGATTCGCTATTATATGCCGTGGGATCGCAACCATGTGGAAGATGAAGTATTTGCGAGGAATCGTGCAACGgaccaacttaaacactatATTCACGTCAACATTCTTTAGACTTGATTTTCTTATTTTCAATTATCTAGATTTTGACATCTGTTcattattaaaagaaaaatattttcatttgttttatgTTATTTATGCTCAactgtaaaataaataaaaatgtttttcttttaataaatttctTCTTAGAACTAAAATCTCAAACTGTAAAATAAACATATGCTTAGAACTAAAATATGtaagatatattaaaattatgtaaCTATGGATGTTAGTTCGATTCGAAACTTGTTAGCTGACTTGATAGCTTGCTAAATTTAGTGGGTAATAAGAGCATTCATAATGGGGCGGAGGATAGTCCGCCTAATGCATCCTCCGTCTTATTGTTCGCCACTGCAGATGGACGGACGATGCTCCCCCCATCCTCAGCGCCTGATCCATCCTCCGTGGATGATCAACCAATTTTTGCATCCCCCAGCCTATCCTCCCCCATTGCAGGGGTCCGGACGAAGCAACACATTTTCACGTAAACGTATGAAAGAATAAAACAATCCCTAAATCATAATAAATCCTTTCACTACAaaaagacaaataaaataaaataaaataaaataaaaatgtctGAAACACTGAAACAATACCTAAAATATAGTAAATCCTTTCACTACAAACCtttaataatactccctccatccccgattaattgtcactcttttccatttcagtccgtccctcaataattatcacacttcatttttaccataaatggtaagtagatctcacattccactaactcacttcactcacattttattataaaccaatataaaaaagtgggtctcacattccactaacttttttaaccgacttttctttacatttcttaaaacacttgcccggtcaaagagtgacaattaatcgacgacagagggagtattaattttcacgagaaaatcataaatatacaaataacaTTCACCATAGCTTTTGATTTTAGTTCACCCCAATAAAACACTCTATTATCAACGTCAATAACAGAATGAATATTATACTATACTTCAATATTATGATTAGATGTATATCCAAAGTCGCCTAGTAATAAGCACGACTTTTTGCCAAAGATCAGCACTATTTCCAGTCAAAACGAAGCCTTCTCCTCTGGTATTAAGTCCTGCAATTTCGTCCAGTTCCAACAAGAATCGTTTTGAAACAGCGCAACAGTGATTTCAGCCTCTTACCAGCGAACACGTCAATATCCCTAAATTGGCATCCAATTGTCAAAATCCAAGCTCTCCAAAACCCTAGGTAGGTTGTCCATACCTTCAACCATCACACGGTATAAAAGTATGTGTGATTTTGTGTGTATGAGGTGATGCATCATACACATTTTGCGCGTGAAAGGGAAATGCTTGGTTCGATCAAGTTCGATGCGTGCTGAATTGATCGAAGGTTTGATTGTGTAATGGCGTCGTCGTCGGAGTTCATGGCTTCTTCGACATCGTGCGATTCGGATCTCAAGCGCAAGCTCTCGGCGTGCGCTTCCACCTCCTCGACTGTAGATTTCCTTAGGGTTGATAGCGGCAGCAATGATTTAGCCTCCGGATTTTTGAGCAATGCTCGCGTGGGAATAAGTTCGGCTGCGGAGAGTGGTTCGAGTACGTTGTTGAATGCGGAGATCGCGCGTTTAGACGCGGCTGGGGCGGTTGCTCCGATTAGCGATGGAGAGAGGGAGCCGCCGAAGATGGCTAGGAAAACGGTGGATGATGTGTGGAGGGAGATTGTGGCGGGGAAAAAGTGTGAGAAGCAGCCTAAGGAAGAGATGATGACTCTGGAGGATTTTTTGGCCAAGGCCGGTGAGGATGAGGTGGACGAGGACGAGGATGTGAAGATAAGAAGTGTGGAGGTGAAGGAGGAAGGCTTAATTGGAAGGTTTTACAGTTTCGAGAGTGGTTCGGGTGTGATAGGAGGGGCACTGAGTGGGGGGTTGGATGCTGGGGGTTTGGGTCGAGGGAGAGGGAGGAGAAGTTTGAGTTTGTTGGAACCCATGGATAAGGCGGCGCAGCAAAGGCAGAGAAGGATGATCAAGAACCGGGAGTCTGCGGCTAGGTCTAGAGAGCGTAAGCAGGTGGAAATTTGTGCTTTCTGGATAGTTTCTAGTGATGAGCCTTTGCCTGGTCTTTAATGATCTttctttattgtgattttttaggCGTATCAAGTCGAATTGGAGTCAATGGCAGTGAGACTGGAGGAAGAAATTGAGCAGCTGCTAAAAGAGAAGGTAATCTCAGTTTACATGTGTTGGCTATGGAATTCTTGTTTTCCTGTTTTGTGCAAATATTTTGGATTGGTTGATAATTCTCTTCAACAACTTACGTTGCATGTATTTAAGGTCTATTGAGATGATTCAAGTATATTTTTGTATTTAGTGTATCAAAGCTCAATCGAACATAGCAATGTTTTCGTCTTTTGCTTGGTTATTAATTAGTATCATCTTTTTTACATAATACGTATTTTTTTAAGTAAGAATAATTAGTTGCCATGTAAGGACATAGCATTTCCTTGTATGTTGTTTTGTCATTTGTAGCTGTCGAATTATCTTGATGGTCCCTTCGCTGTTGGTATTTCTATTTTCACCTCAGACGAGTATTTTGCCGTATAACTTACTAAGCTGCAAAGTTTATTCCATGCGTGCCCCCGATCTCTTAGCCCGAGCATTGTAGTAGTATTTATCAGTAAATGGATATCTAGCATGCTCTTAGACACTGAGGTTATTGGTGAGGGCAAGGAGTCATCTCTTTGATTGGTTCTTCCACTGCGGTGTTTTACACATCATTCACTACAATTTTGTATGCGTGATTGTCAGAACTAATTAGTTATACTACTTGCAGTGTCCAATATTTTTACTTGCCGTAATTCTGTCAGAAAAAGATAGTTATGCTAGCAGTGTGTGTAAGCAAAGAAAAAGAGTGTATGATAAGTAGAGAGAGCAAAAAATGTGTACTGAGTATCTTGTTCCTTTCATTTGGCTAAAATGGGGTTTTGGCGAACGTAGATGAGTTTCCCTGTCTTTACTTAGAATGGGTAATATCCTTATGGAATTGAAGTTGGGCAAGACAACCAGTCTGCAATGGTTGTCTATCCGATTTAGGCATGTCCCTCAAGAACAAAGCCTGCCTATCTTGCTAATGGAAATCAAGTCCATCCTGGCAAGAAAGATTGTGTTCTTCTTTTACATACTAACTCATCACAGCAAAGATAGTTTAGGTTATGACgttatttccattttaataATTGTAGTCCACTTTTATTGGTAATggtggag carries:
- the LOC121781232 gene encoding G-box-binding factor 4-like; its protein translation is MASSSEFMASSTSCDSDLKRKLSACASTSSTVDFLRVDSGSNDLASGFLSNARVGISSAAESGSSTLLNAEIARLDAAGAVAPISDGEREPPKMARKTVDDVWREIVAGKKCEKQPKEEMMTLEDFLAKAGEDEVDEDEDVKIRSVEVKEEGLIGRFYSFESGSGVIGGALSGGLDAGGLGRGRGRRSLSLLEPMDKAAQQRQRRMIKNRESAARSRERKQAYQVELESMAVRLEEEIEQLLKEKAERTKKRLKQLMENVIPVAEKRRPRRLQKVRSI